Proteins from a single region of Dysosmobacter acutus:
- the nadD gene encoding nicotinate (nicotinamide) nucleotide adenylyltransferase: MRIGVYGGTFNPPHLGHITAAKAVFELLKIDRLLLIPAREPPHKVLPPGSPTADQRLELTRLAADQMGLGSNAQVLDIELRREGKSYTSDTLEQLHAQYPGAEFWLLMGTDMFLTFQAWRDPARILSLAGIAAFGRTQADTKELFLVQQDYLHRTYPDARIFTLTLPHVVDVSSTELREELGRGGGQQYLPPAVYGYILREGLYGTGADLKHLTPEQLRPVALSYLKHKRIPHVLGTEQEAVRLAERYGADVKMAREAALLHDCTKKLDIQEQLELCSRYGVELDELERNALKLMHAKTGAAIAKYVFGEPEEVVEAIRWHTTGKAEMSVLEKVLYLADYIEPNRDFPGVEELREACYRSLDEGLEMGLQMTADEMNQRGNPIHKNTLEALSELKGKNGRG; this comes from the coding sequence ATGCGTATCGGTGTCTATGGCGGGACATTCAATCCGCCCCATCTGGGCCATATCACCGCGGCAAAGGCGGTTTTTGAGCTTTTGAAAATAGACCGTCTTCTGCTGATCCCGGCCAGGGAGCCGCCGCACAAGGTGCTGCCTCCCGGCAGCCCCACGGCGGATCAGCGGCTGGAGCTGACGCGGCTGGCCGCCGATCAGATGGGCCTGGGCAGCAATGCCCAGGTACTGGATATTGAACTGCGCCGGGAGGGAAAAAGCTACACAAGTGACACCCTGGAGCAGCTCCATGCGCAGTACCCGGGCGCTGAGTTCTGGCTTTTGATGGGCACGGATATGTTTTTGACCTTCCAGGCCTGGAGGGATCCGGCCAGGATACTGAGCCTTGCCGGGATCGCCGCGTTTGGCCGCACCCAGGCCGATACCAAAGAGCTCTTCCTTGTGCAGCAGGACTACCTGCACCGCACCTATCCGGACGCAAGGATTTTCACATTAACGCTGCCCCATGTGGTGGATGTCTCCTCCACCGAGCTCCGGGAGGAGTTGGGCCGGGGCGGCGGACAGCAGTATCTGCCTCCCGCGGTATACGGCTACATTCTGAGAGAGGGCCTTTACGGCACCGGCGCGGACTTGAAGCATCTGACGCCGGAGCAGCTGCGGCCGGTGGCGCTGAGCTACCTCAAGCACAAGCGCATACCCCACGTCTTAGGCACGGAGCAGGAGGCGGTCCGGCTGGCGGAGCGTTACGGGGCGGATGTGAAGATGGCCCGGGAGGCCGCTCTGCTCCACGACTGCACCAAGAAACTGGATATCCAGGAGCAGCTGGAGCTTTGCAGCCGTTATGGCGTGGAGCTGGACGAACTGGAGCGCAACGCGCTGAAGCTGATGCATGCCAAGACCGGGGCGGCCATTGCCAAGTACGTGTTCGGCGAGCCGGAGGAGGTGGTGGAGGCCATCCGCTGGCACACCACCGGAAAAGCGGAGATGAGCGTGCTGGAAAAGGTGTTGTATCTGGCGGATTACATTGAACCCAACCGGGATTTCCCCGGAGTGGAGGAGCTTCGTGAGGCATGCTACCGCAGTCTGGACGAGGGACTGGAGATGGGATTGCAGATGACGGCGGACGAGATGAACCAGCGTGGCAACCCCATCCATAAAAATACGCTGGAAGCGCTCAGCGAGCTGAAAGGAAAGAACGGGCGTGGATAA
- the rph gene encoding ribonuclease PH has product MTRIDGRAIDELRPIQITTDFVKFAEGSCLIACGDTKVLCCASVEERVPPHVAEGSGWVTAEYSMLPRANRERSKRDVSKLKLSPRSAEIQRLVGRSLRAAVDLKRLGERTITIDCDVIQGDGGTRTASVTGGFIALALACRKLVADGVLGATPIRRFVCGVSAGIVDETPMLDLCYSEDSRAQVDLNCVMNELGELIELQGTGEGRAFTQAEQQELVRLCAKGNRELVALQKRVVGGL; this is encoded by the coding sequence ATGACCAGAATAGACGGCCGGGCGATAGATGAACTTCGCCCCATTCAAATCACCACCGATTTTGTCAAATTTGCCGAAGGCAGCTGCCTCATCGCGTGCGGCGATACCAAGGTGCTCTGCTGCGCCAGCGTGGAGGAGCGGGTCCCGCCCCACGTGGCTGAGGGGAGCGGCTGGGTGACGGCGGAGTACTCCATGCTGCCCCGGGCCAACCGGGAGCGCAGCAAGCGGGATGTGTCCAAGCTGAAGCTGAGCCCCCGCAGCGCGGAGATTCAGCGCCTGGTGGGCAGAAGCCTGCGCGCTGCCGTGGACCTAAAGCGATTGGGAGAGCGTACCATCACCATCGACTGCGATGTGATCCAGGGCGACGGGGGAACCCGGACGGCCTCCGTCACCGGCGGCTTCATCGCCCTGGCCCTGGCCTGCCGGAAGTTAGTGGCCGACGGCGTGTTGGGCGCGACGCCCATCCGCCGCTTTGTCTGCGGCGTCAGCGCCGGCATTGTGGATGAAACGCCCATGCTGGACCTGTGCTACAGCGAGGATTCCCGGGCCCAGGTGGACCTGAACTGCGTGATGAATGAGCTTGGAGAGCTGATCGAGCTTCAGGGCACCGGCGAGGGCCGGGCCTTCACCCAGGCGGAGCAGCAGGAGCTGGTGCGCCTGTGCGCCAAGGGAAACCGGGAGCTGGTCGCACTGCAAAAGCGCGTGGTAGGAGGGCTGTAA
- a CDS encoding LCP family protein — MDKYQGKRVGQKSPRGPKKKLTKKQKWMVAGAAVLAVALVLLIAYMLLFVRPEVPGAGKQEKEQEDPVSSEEGVQPKATGERKSKDYYTILVLGRDTGGGGNCDTMMLASYDVTNQKMTVMNIPRDTMVNVSWDVKKINSVYNFYGGGEKGIDALYKEISQLVGFVPDYRVIVEWEAVGKLVDAMDGVYFEVPRDMDYEDPYQDLSIHIKKGYQKLTGEQAMGVVRFRDGKNGYNNGDIGRIETQQNFLKAVISQLLQVKNLTKIEKFAKIFTECVETDLTWQNLFWFGKSAIVGGLSMDNVNFVTMPYKGVYAWSRSYKQTLSYVVPVADELLELVNNSLSPYVEPSRMSELDIMFVNSDGSIGSTTGRVEDAKAAVPPVTSSGEGTTPPETGGETTSPETGGETTPPETGGETVPPETGGETMPPETGGGTTPPETGGETTPPSTGGETTPPETGGETTPPSTGGETTPPDTGGEVMLPPSTGGIDNWPVPGEPTQPAQSAGTPADSMAA; from the coding sequence GTGGATAAATACCAAGGTAAGCGGGTGGGTCAGAAAAGCCCCAGGGGGCCAAAGAAAAAACTGACCAAGAAGCAAAAGTGGATGGTGGCGGGCGCGGCGGTGTTGGCCGTGGCGCTGGTGCTGCTGATTGCCTATATGCTTCTCTTTGTAAGGCCGGAGGTCCCTGGAGCGGGCAAGCAGGAAAAGGAGCAGGAGGACCCGGTGAGTTCCGAGGAGGGCGTGCAGCCCAAGGCCACCGGAGAGCGCAAGTCCAAGGACTACTATACTATTCTGGTGTTAGGACGGGATACCGGGGGCGGCGGCAACTGTGACACCATGATGCTGGCGTCCTATGATGTGACCAATCAGAAGATGACAGTGATGAACATCCCCCGCGACACCATGGTGAACGTCTCCTGGGACGTGAAAAAGATCAACTCCGTCTACAACTTCTACGGCGGCGGGGAAAAGGGCATCGACGCGCTCTACAAGGAGATTTCCCAGCTGGTGGGCTTTGTGCCCGATTACCGGGTGATCGTGGAGTGGGAAGCCGTGGGCAAGTTAGTGGACGCCATGGACGGGGTCTATTTCGAGGTGCCCCGGGATATGGATTATGAGGACCCCTATCAGGACTTGTCCATTCACATCAAAAAGGGATATCAGAAGCTCACTGGCGAACAGGCCATGGGCGTGGTCCGGTTCCGGGACGGGAAAAACGGGTATAATAACGGCGACATCGGCCGCATTGAGACTCAGCAGAATTTTCTCAAGGCCGTGATTTCCCAGCTGCTTCAGGTGAAGAACCTGACAAAAATTGAGAAGTTTGCAAAAATCTTTACCGAGTGTGTGGAGACGGACCTGACCTGGCAGAACCTCTTCTGGTTCGGTAAGTCCGCCATTGTGGGCGGTCTCTCCATGGACAACGTGAACTTTGTCACCATGCCCTATAAGGGAGTATATGCCTGGAGCCGCAGCTATAAGCAGACCCTCTCCTATGTGGTGCCGGTGGCCGACGAGCTGCTGGAACTGGTCAACAACTCCCTCAGTCCCTATGTGGAGCCCTCCAGGATGTCTGAGCTGGACATCATGTTCGTCAACTCCGACGGCAGCATCGGCTCCACCACCGGACGGGTGGAGGACGCCAAGGCGGCGGTCCCGCCTGTCACCTCCTCCGGAGAAGGGACCACGCCTCCGGAGACAGGCGGCGAGACGACCTCACCCGAGACCGGTGGTGAAACCACGCCTCCGGAGACGGGCGGGGAAACGGTGCCGCCAGAGACAGGGGGAGAGACAATGCCGCCGGAAACGGGCGGGGGAACCACGCCCCCAGAGACGGGCGGCGAGACGACGCCTCCTTCCACCGGCGGGGAAACCACGCCTCCGGAGACGGGCGGCGAGACGACGCCTCCCTCCACCGGCGGGGAAACCACACCTCCTGATACAGGCGGGGAGGTCATGCTGCCTCCCTCCACCGGCGGGATCGACAATTGGCCGGTACCCGGCGAACCCACACAGCCGGCCCAGTCCGCGGGAACTCCGGCGGATTCCATGGCCGCATAG
- a CDS encoding YhbY family RNA-binding protein, with product MELTSKQRAQLRGLANGEDVIVHIGKDGITENLIKQADGALEARELIKCRVLENSVYTAREACEELARLTHSEQVQVIGSKFVLYRQNRDKSRRKIQLVKAAPKSL from the coding sequence ATGGAACTGACAAGTAAGCAGAGGGCCCAGCTGCGGGGCCTGGCCAACGGAGAGGACGTGATCGTCCACATCGGCAAGGACGGCATCACGGAGAACCTCATCAAGCAGGCGGACGGAGCCCTGGAGGCCCGGGAGCTCATCAAGTGCCGGGTGCTGGAAAACTCCGTGTACACGGCCCGAGAGGCATGTGAGGAGCTGGCCCGGCTGACGCACAGCGAACAGGTGCAGGTCATTGGCAGCAAATTTGTGCTCTATCGGCAGAACCGGGACAAGAGCAGACGGAAAATCCAGCTGGTCAAGGCGGCGCCGAAGTCCCTTTGA
- a CDS encoding XTP/dITP diphosphatase, with translation MKFVLASRNPGKLTELALTLKELGVEIVLQSDLGLDVEVEETGTTFGENARLKAQAVCSASGLPAIADDSGLCVDVLDGAPGVYTARYGGEDLDDRGRYLLLLNSLRGQTNRSACFRTAIACAFPDGDLLEAEGECQGTIAFAPMGDQGFGYDPVFFVPELRKTFAQMSLEEKAAISHRGKALRAFAAELGQYLKRQEK, from the coding sequence ATGAAATTTGTACTGGCTTCCCGGAATCCGGGAAAACTGACGGAACTGGCGCTGACGCTGAAGGAGCTTGGGGTGGAGATCGTCCTCCAGTCCGACCTCGGATTGGATGTGGAGGTGGAGGAGACCGGCACCACTTTTGGGGAAAATGCCAGATTGAAGGCACAGGCCGTGTGCAGCGCCTCGGGGCTTCCGGCCATCGCCGATGACTCCGGACTGTGCGTGGATGTGCTGGACGGCGCGCCCGGGGTGTATACCGCCCGTTACGGCGGGGAGGACCTGGATGACCGGGGCCGTTATCTGCTGCTTTTAAATTCCCTCCGGGGTCAGACCAACCGCTCCGCCTGCTTCCGCACCGCCATCGCCTGTGCCTTTCCCGACGGGGACCTTTTGGAGGCGGAGGGGGAGTGCCAAGGAACCATCGCTTTTGCGCCCATGGGGGACCAGGGCTTTGGCTATGACCCGGTGTTTTTTGTGCCGGAGCTGCGCAAGACCTTTGCCCAGATGAGCCTGGAGGAGAAGGCGGCCATTTCCCACAGGGGAAAGGCGCTGAGGGCCTTTGCGGCGGAGTTGGGACAATATTTAAAGAGACAGGAGAAATAG